In Antedon mediterranea chromosome 10, ecAntMedi1.1, whole genome shotgun sequence, one genomic interval encodes:
- the LOC140060294 gene encoding putative lipid scramblase CLPTM1: MADTGSEGSSVVANNQNEQQQPNQQQRPQSTWDMIKGVAFRMLIFYVVMSYFRGSSNQTTTTTDEGASGVVSTDAGKMSQNLFKSGTIMDLRVYISEEEVFTQFNESKYLFWELDNIEYGAWYAGPTGDSTFVNTDEFEISQDVINNGTLYIHIYFTKSGYSPDPSKKGKYAKKYTVYQTKQLNKFKKRSFQKTRNLLTGETDASEEMIKRAEEEGPVEILSHWHPNLTVNIIDDHTPWRRGSIPQPLDEYIKFHPSGNYYPVVYINDYWNMMSDYQPINETTPKLTLSLTFYPLSLMKWQFYAAQGMKSQWSMLLGEDSVDSEGDQDSFKRAMLDTNPYLLGLTVIVSIVHSVFEFLAFKNDIQFWNNRKSLEGLSVRSVFFGVFQSLIVLLYILDNETNFVIKVSIFIGLLIDCWKITKVVTIKVDPDRHFLGFLPWITYEDKSTYVESETKQFDKMAFKYLSWLLYPLLAGFAIYSLFYQEHKGWYSWVLNMLYGFLLTFGFIMMTPQLFINYKMKSIAHLPWRMLTYKALNTFIDDIFAFVIHMPTLYRIGCLRDDVIFLIYLYQRWIYPIDYSRVNEFGTTGEMHGANGEKLPQAVEGAEGAVEKKETESTSEDVKVKPAPSKSATEKKED; the protein is encoded by the exons ATGGCTGATACTGGTTCCGAAGGAAGTTCTGTAGTAGCAAATAATCAAAATGAACAa CAGCAACCAAACCAACAACAGCGCCCTCAGTCGACATGGGATATGATCAAGGGCGTTGCATTTAGAATGTTGATATTTTACGTAGTTATGAGTTACTTTCGTGGGTCATCTAATCAGACCACTACCACTACCGACGAAGGTGCTTCTGGTGTCGTGTCCACTGATGCAGGAAAAATGTCTCAAAACTTATTTAAATCCGGAACAATCATG GATTTGCGTGTCTATATCTCAGAAGAAGAAGTATTTACCCAATTTAATGagagtaaatatttattttgggAGCTTGACAACATAGAGTATGGAGCATGGTATGCTGGACCTACTGGGGATTCAACTTTtgttaacactgatgaatttgaAATTTCACAG GATGTGATAAATAATGGAACTCTTTACATACATATATACTTCACCAAAAGTGGGTATTCTCCAGATCCCAGCAAGAAAGGAAAATATGCAAAGAAATATACAGTGTATCAGACTAAAC aattaaataaatttaagaaGAGAAGTTTTCAGAAGACAAGGAATTTGTTGACGGGAGAGACAGATGCAAGTGAAGAGATGATTAAA AGAGCCGAAGAAGAGGGTCCTGTTGAGATTTTATCGCATTGGCATCCTAATTTGACCGTTAACATTATCGATGACCATACTCCGTGGAGGCGTGGCTCTATACCACAACCACTGGACGAAt ATATTAAGTTCCACCCATCTGGTAATTACTATCCTGTTGTATATATCAATGATTACTGGAACATGATGAGTGATTATCAACCTATTAATGAAACAACACC GAAATTGACATTGTCGTTGACCTTTTACCCATTGTCGTTAATGAAATGGCAGTTTTATGCCGCCCAGGGAATGAAATCCCAATGGAGTATGTTACTTGGTGAGGATAGCGTAGATTCAGAGGGGGATCAGGATAGTTTTAAG AGAGCTATGCTGGACACAAATCCATATCTTCTTGGACTGACAGTTATTGTATCTATTGTGCACAGTGTGTTTGAGTTTCTTGCTTTTAAGAATG ATATTCAGTTTTGGAACAATCGCAAGTCATTGGAGGGCCTTTCTGTGCGCTCTGTGTTCTTTGGTGTATTCCAGTCGCTGATCGTTCTTTTATATATTCTTGATAATGAAACAAACTTTGTTATCAAAGTCAGTATCTTTATTGGTCTTCTAATCGACTGTTGGAAAATAACTAAAGTTGTTACAATTAAG GTTGATCCTGATCGTCACTTTTTGGGATTTTTACCATGGATAACTTACGAAGATAAGTCAACATATGTAGAATCAGAAACAAAACAGTTTGACAAG atgGCATTTAAGTATTTGTCTTGGTTACTGTATCCATTGTTAGCTGGTTTTGCAATTTATTCACTTTTCTATCAAGAACATAAAGGCTGGTATTCGTGGGTGTTAAACATGTTATATGGATTCCTTCTCACTTTTG GTTTCATTATGATGACTCCTCAGCTGTTTATAAATTACAAGATGAAATCCATAGCTCATCTACCGTggcgtatgttaacgtacaaaGCTCTGAATACGTTTATAGATGACATCTTCGCATTCGTAATCCATATGCCAACGCTCTATCGTATTGGATGTCTTAGAGATG ATGtcatatttcttatttatttgtacCAACGATGGATCTATCCTATCGACTACTCCAGGGTCAACGAGTTTGGTACGACAGGAGAAATGCACGGAGCCAATGGCGAGAAACTGCCACAGGCCGTGGAGGGCGCCGAAGGAGCCGTTGAGAAGAAAGAAACTGAAAGTACTAGTGAAGATGTCAAAGTTAAACCTGCCCCATCCAAGTCAGCCACAGAGAAGAAGGAAgattaa
- the LOC140060548 gene encoding serine/threonine-protein kinase Nek2-like isoform X2 encodes MPSRLEDYEILYKIGSGSYGTCKKIRRKADGKILLWKEMDYGTMSETEKQMLVSEVNLLRELKHQHIVRYYDRIVDRSKSTIYIVMEFCEGGDLSSLISRRKKDRKYLDEDFVWKILSQITSALQECHRRGSGRAILHRDLKPANVFLDANHNVKLGDFGLARVLSHDTSFAKTFVGTPYYMSPEQMNHQSYNEKSDIWSLGCLIHELCALSPPFTANNQKALSVKIKEGTFKRIPHQYSSDLNILITQMLKVNSILRPTIEEILKHPRLRKDNERRSSTQLDLQQQQDELLTLREKQIEERERKLDQRERELETKEKTLNIREKLIDEKFERAEAMFKQCQVLKTNIRVHELKSEKVFSDEMHPSRVLKTKESPKKVHFKMPGKENEVNGGIAMSKALKERLEKANKRTEALRKLESVSKLKSKRLLAMR; translated from the exons ATGCCTTCAAGACTGGAAGATTATGAAATACTATACAAGATTGGCAGCGGCTCATATGGTACCTGTAAGAAAATACGACGAAAAGCAGATGGAAAG atTTTGCTATGGAAGGAGATGGATTATGGAACCATGTCAGAAACGGAAAAGCAGATGCTTGTGTCAGAGGTCAACCTATTGAGAGAGTTAAAACACCAGCACATTGTTCGTTACTATGATCGAATAGTTGATCGAAGTAAATCTACCATCTACATTGTAATGGAATTTTGTGAGGGTGGAGATTTATCATCACTGATTTCAAGACGTAAAAAAGACAG GAAATATCTGGATGAGGATTTTGTTTGGAAAATACTTTCGCAAATCACATCAGCTTTGCAAGAATGTCATAGACGAGGTTCTGGCCGAGCAATCCTACACAGAGATCTGAAACCAGCCAATGTGTTTCTTGATGCTAACCATAACGTCAAGTTAGGCGACTTTGGATTGGCTCGTGTTCTGTCACATGATACTAGTTTTGCGAAAACATTTGTTGGCACACCATACTACATGTCGCCA GAACAAATGAATCACCAATCTTATAATGAGAAATCAGACATTTGGTCTCTTGGTTGTCTCATCCATGAGCTCTGTGCTCTCAG CCCACCATTTACTGCTAATAATCAAAAGGCACTTTCAGTTAAAATCAAAGAAGGAACGTTTAAGAGAATTCCCCACCAGTATAGCAGTGACCTGAACATACTTATAACACAAATGTTAAAAGTGAAT TCCATCCTTAGGCCAACTATTGAAGAAATTCTAAAACATCCACGATTAAGAAAGGATAATGAAAGAAGATCATCAACACAACTAGATTTACAACAGCAACAAGATGAGTTGTTAACATTGAGAGAAAAACAGATCGAGGAACGAGAAAGAAAATTGGATCAGCGTGAACGAGAACTGGAAACGAAAGAAAAGACACTCAATATCCGAGAAAAGTTAATAGATGAAAAATTTGAAAG AGCTGAAGCCATGTTTAAACAATGCCAGGTTCTGAAGACGAACATCCGGGTACACGAACTCAAATCTGAAAAAG TGTTTTCAGACGAAATGCATCCAAGCAGGGTGTTGAAGACAAAGGAATCGCCCAAGAAAGTTCACTTTAAAATGCCAGGCAAAGAAAATGAAGTGAACGGTGGTATAGCAATGTCAAAAGCACTCAAAGAACGACTGGAAAAGGCAAACAAAAGGACAGAAGCTCTGCGGAAACTAGAATCCGTTTCAAAGTTAAAGAGTAAAAGATTATTAGCAATGAGATAG
- the LOC140060548 gene encoding serine/threonine-protein kinase Nek2-like isoform X1 → MLIVTMPSRLEDYEILYKIGSGSYGTCKKIRRKADGKILLWKEMDYGTMSETEKQMLVSEVNLLRELKHQHIVRYYDRIVDRSKSTIYIVMEFCEGGDLSSLISRRKKDRKYLDEDFVWKILSQITSALQECHRRGSGRAILHRDLKPANVFLDANHNVKLGDFGLARVLSHDTSFAKTFVGTPYYMSPEQMNHQSYNEKSDIWSLGCLIHELCALSPPFTANNQKALSVKIKEGTFKRIPHQYSSDLNILITQMLKVNSILRPTIEEILKHPRLRKDNERRSSTQLDLQQQQDELLTLREKQIEERERKLDQRERELETKEKTLNIREKLIDEKFERAEAMFKQCQVLKTNIRVHELKSEKVFSDEMHPSRVLKTKESPKKVHFKMPGKENEVNGGIAMSKALKERLEKANKRTEALRKLESVSKLKSKRLLAMR, encoded by the exons ATGTTG ATTGTAACAATGCCTTCAAGACTGGAAGATTATGAAATACTATACAAGATTGGCAGCGGCTCATATGGTACCTGTAAGAAAATACGACGAAAAGCAGATGGAAAG atTTTGCTATGGAAGGAGATGGATTATGGAACCATGTCAGAAACGGAAAAGCAGATGCTTGTGTCAGAGGTCAACCTATTGAGAGAGTTAAAACACCAGCACATTGTTCGTTACTATGATCGAATAGTTGATCGAAGTAAATCTACCATCTACATTGTAATGGAATTTTGTGAGGGTGGAGATTTATCATCACTGATTTCAAGACGTAAAAAAGACAG GAAATATCTGGATGAGGATTTTGTTTGGAAAATACTTTCGCAAATCACATCAGCTTTGCAAGAATGTCATAGACGAGGTTCTGGCCGAGCAATCCTACACAGAGATCTGAAACCAGCCAATGTGTTTCTTGATGCTAACCATAACGTCAAGTTAGGCGACTTTGGATTGGCTCGTGTTCTGTCACATGATACTAGTTTTGCGAAAACATTTGTTGGCACACCATACTACATGTCGCCA GAACAAATGAATCACCAATCTTATAATGAGAAATCAGACATTTGGTCTCTTGGTTGTCTCATCCATGAGCTCTGTGCTCTCAG CCCACCATTTACTGCTAATAATCAAAAGGCACTTTCAGTTAAAATCAAAGAAGGAACGTTTAAGAGAATTCCCCACCAGTATAGCAGTGACCTGAACATACTTATAACACAAATGTTAAAAGTGAAT TCCATCCTTAGGCCAACTATTGAAGAAATTCTAAAACATCCACGATTAAGAAAGGATAATGAAAGAAGATCATCAACACAACTAGATTTACAACAGCAACAAGATGAGTTGTTAACATTGAGAGAAAAACAGATCGAGGAACGAGAAAGAAAATTGGATCAGCGTGAACGAGAACTGGAAACGAAAGAAAAGACACTCAATATCCGAGAAAAGTTAATAGATGAAAAATTTGAAAG AGCTGAAGCCATGTTTAAACAATGCCAGGTTCTGAAGACGAACATCCGGGTACACGAACTCAAATCTGAAAAAG TGTTTTCAGACGAAATGCATCCAAGCAGGGTGTTGAAGACAAAGGAATCGCCCAAGAAAGTTCACTTTAAAATGCCAGGCAAAGAAAATGAAGTGAACGGTGGTATAGCAATGTCAAAAGCACTCAAAGAACGACTGGAAAAGGCAAACAAAAGGACAGAAGCTCTGCGGAAACTAGAATCCGTTTCAAAGTTAAAGAGTAAAAGATTATTAGCAATGAGATAG
- the LOC140059986 gene encoding ataxin-3-like, with product MDDDPMDSIFHEKQEGSLCAQHCLNSLLQGQYFSAVDLADIAQQLDEAERERMAEGDVTSQEYQQFLQQPSSNMDDSGYFSVQVISGALKIWGLEIMPFASRDAIGATVSPEKERCFICNYKDHWLTIRKLGQQWFNLNSLLSGPELISDTYLSMFLAQLKNEGYSIFVVRGHLPDCEANNILNLVKAVQRSKPKYVNDKSQGHSKEGRSTDGFSEDDLQRALEASKEYLTNPQEDQQTSVREHSPTDLIPDVDELRKKRENFFKKQQDKSLTSGSTSSDSKILENLETNQSPKKDDVVDEESEDAMLQAAIELSMSKPN from the exons ATGGACGACGATCCGATGGATTCGATCTTTCACGAAAAA CAAGAAGGTTCTTTATGTGCACAGCATTGCCTAAATTCACTCTTACAAG GACAGTATTTTAGTGCCGTGGATCTTGCAGATATTGCACAACAGTTAGATGAAGCTGAACGCGAGAGAATGGCAGAGGGAGATGTCACATCTCAAGAATACCAACAATTCCTACAG CAACCATCTAGCAACATGGATGATAGTGGATATTTTTCTGTTCAAGTAATCAGTGGTGCTTTAAAAATCTGGGGTCTTGAGATCATGCCTTTTGCAAGTAGAGATGCTATAGGTGCTACAGTTAGTCCTGa gaAAGAAAgatgttttatttgtaattacAAGGACCACTGGTTGACCATCAGAAAACTAGGACAACAGTGGTTTAATTTAAATTCACTTTTATCAGGACCAGAATTAATAAGTGACACTTATCTGTCAATGTTTTTAGCGCAACTTAAAAATGAAG GTTATTCAATATTTGTAGTAAGAGGACATTTACCCGATTGTGAagcaaataatatattaaatttagtaAAAGCTGTACAAAGATCAAAACCAAAGTATGTTAATGATAAAAGTCAAGGACATTCCAAAGAAGGTAGGAGTACAGATGGATTCTCAGAAGATGACCTACAACGAGCATTAGAAGCCAGTAAAGAGTATCTGACAAATCCGCAAGAAGATCAACAGACCAGTGTACGAG aACACAGTCCAACAGATTTAATTCCTGATGTGGATGAGCTTAGGAAAAAGCGAGagaatttctttaaaaa ACAGCAAGATAAAAGTTTAACAAGTGGATCAACTAGTAGTGATTCAAAGATTTTAGAAAATTTAGAAACAAATCAATCGCCAAAGAAAGATGATGTTGTGGATGAGGAGTCTGAAGATGCCATGCTACAAGCAGCCATTGAACTATCAATGAGCAAACCAAATTAG